GCTGGTCCCACGTCGAGGCCATCCCGTACGCCTGGAACATCCATGAGGTCACGAACGTCGAGCACGTCCGCGGCGTGACCCGCATCGCCGCCGACGCGGCCGCCCAGCAGCGCGACTTCCACGGCGCGGACCCCGACCTGGACGTCGTCCGCGCTGCCTGCCTGCTGCACGACGTCGGGAAGTGCTACGAGTACGTCGACCACGTCGACGGGGAACTGGTCGACCCGGACCCGGAGTACGCGACCGATGAAATCCCTCACTCGCTGTCGGGCTACGCGCTCGCCCACGAGGTCGGCTGCCCGCTCGCGGTCCAGCGCGCGATCCCGCATTTCATCGGCGAGATCCCATCCAGAACCCTCGAAGCGGAACTGGTCAAGTCCGCAAACTCCGCGTCGTCGAACGCCATCACGCAGGCCGCGATGGGAATCAGCCTGCAGGAGTGGGTCGACGAGTACTCGCAGACGCAGTAGGTTCGGTCCGACTCACGCGGTCGGAAACGACCCGCAGATCCGCAGGCTCCGAGACGCTGAGTACCGACCTACCGCCGCCCGGAGATGACGGTCACCTCGGTGCGCTGCGGGAACGTCTCCTCGGGACGCTGGGCGAGGCGTTCGCGCAGGGCCGACTCGAACGCGGCCTTCTCCTCCCCGAACCGGTCCGGCGAGCAGTACGACAGCGAGAAGGCGTAACCCACGACTGCGTCGACGGTCCACTCCCGTTCGACCGCGAACGTCGCCGCCTCGACGTCGTCGAACCCGACCGACTCGACGAGTTCGTCCCAGGGGTCTTCGGCGGAGTGGTCGACCGGCCCGGTCCGCTCGGGCAGTTCGTCGAGGTACTCCGCGGCGAGGTCGTATACTGCGTCCTGCCAGCCTTCGGTCCCGCGGGTGAACCACTCCTCGTCGTCGAGGATGGCGACGCCCCCGCCCGGTTCGAGAAGCCCGCGAAGGCGCTCCAGCGTCTCACGTTCGTCCATCCAGTGAAACGAGCGCCCCATCGTGGCGAGCCCGAACCCGCCCAGTTCACCCGAGAGGTCCGCGTCGGACCCGATGACCCACGTCAGGTTCTCTCGACCGGCGGCCTCGGCCCGCCGTTCCGCCTGCCTGAGCATCGCCTCGTTCGGATCCATCCCGACCGCCTCGCCGACGTGCGCGGCGAGGGGCACTGCGATCTGTCCGGCCCCGCAGCCCAGATCGAGGACGCGGGTGTCCCCGTCCAGGTCGAACCGCTCGCGGAGGTACGACAGCGCCGCGTCCCCGTATCCGGGGCGGTGCTTGGCGTAATACTCCTCGGTCCCTCCGAACGGGCCGTCGTCATCGCTCATGGTTGTCTCTCTGTCCCGTTTTCACGGGATCTCGACGTTCCGTTTTCCCGCGTATCGTCGTTCCGCGATTCGAGTAGCTGGGTAGTCCCCGCCCTCACTCCAGCGGCTCCAGTCCGGCCTCCTCCCGCAACACGTTGGCGTACTGCCGGAACCCGGCTTCGAGGTCGTACTCGGGATCGTAGCCGAGGTCCTCCTGTGCGGCCGTCATGTCGAGCCGCTGGGTCCACGGTAGCTCGCCCTCGTCCGAGACCGTCAGGTCCGCGTCGGGCATGAGTTCCCGCATCGTCTCGGCGGCCTCCCGGATCGTCGCCAGTTCGCCGCGGACGTTGTAGACGCGCTGGGAGAGGTCCGCCTCCGGCGCGAGCGCCGCCCGGCGGAACGCCTGCGCCACGTCGGCGACGTGCTGCCAGTCGATCGCCTGGTCGCCGTACTCGACGCTGAACGGCTCGCCGAGGGCGGGCTTCTCGACGATGTTGGCGAGGAACGCCGACCCGCCGGTCTCGCGGTACGGGCCGTACGCGACCGTCGGCCGGAGCGCCACGTCGGAGACGCCGAACTCCTCGCGGTAGACGCGCGCCTGGTGTTCGTTGTACCCCTTGCTCGCGCCGTACAGCGTGTCGGGGTAGACGAGGTCGTCCTCGGTCACCCAGTCATCGTAGTTCTCGGGCGGGGCGTAGATGGCGGCGCTGGAGGCCCACGCGACGCGCTCGACCTGGTCGGAGAGCGTCCGCGCGGCCTCGAACACGTTGTTCGTCCCCTCGACGTTGACCTTCATCGCAGCCCGGGGGTTGTCCTCGGCCGCGTTCGTCAGCAGCGCCGCGAGGTGGACGACGTGGGTCGTCCCCGTCTCGCGGACCGCCCGCACTACGTCGGTCGGATCCGTCACGTCCCCGCGCCGCACCGCCACGTCGTCGGCGACGCCGAGCTTCCCCAGTATCTCCGTGTCCGTCGAGAGGTCGTAGGCGACCACGTCGTGGCCGTGGTCGACGAACTCCTTCGCGACGTAGGAGCCGATGAAGCCGGTACCGCCCGTGACCAGTACGGTCGATGATGACATACGAACCACTGCCCGGCGGAGGGTGAAAAGTGTATCCGTGTCGGATCGAGGGCGGGGAGCCAGCCTCGGGGCGAACCCCACCGCCACCTACTCGTGGAGGCCGCCGACCGAGGCGTAGAACGAGGACTGGAGCGTCTCGGCCATGTCCTGCTCGCGGTCGATCCGCACGTCGACGACGGTCGGGTTGTCCGACGCCGTCGCCTCGTCCAGCGCGTCGCGCAGGTCGGCGGGCGTCGTCGCCCGGAGTCCGTCGGCGCCGAACGCGCGGGCGGCGGCGACGAAGTCCGTGTCGTGGAACTCGACGCCGGCGACGTCGCCGTCCATCTGCCGGACCATCCCGAGGCTGGTGTCGTTGAGGACGACGAACGTCGGGGCGACGCCCTGCTGGACGGCCGTCTCGACGCTGGTCATCGTCATGGCGAAGCCGCCGTCGCCCGCGACCGCTATCACGTCGCCGTCGGTCTCCAGCGCCGCCGACACCGCCGCCGGCGCTGCCCAGCCCATCGCGCCGACGCCGCCGCTGCCGTAGTACGTGCCCGTCGCCGGGGCCTGGAGGTAGTTCAGCAGCCAGAAGCGGTTGTTCCCGGAGTCGGCCGTGACGACGGTGTCCTCGTCGACGACGCGCTCTATCTCCTTCACCGCGCGCTGGGGGAGGATCGGCGAGGCGTCGGAGTCGCATTCGGGGACGTGGAACGACTCCCGCGCGCGCTCGGCGCGTTCTTCCGCCCAGTCGTTGCTCGCCCCGCCGGCCTCGGCCAGCGCGCCCAGGCTCTCGGCGGCGTCGCCGATCAGGCCGACGTCGGCGGGGTACACCCACCCCGCGTTCCGCGAGTCGATGTCCGCGTGCACGATAGTCTGCTCGTCGGGCCGGATGAACTCCGGGGCCTGCCAGTTCGTGTCCATTGGGTTGAGCCGGCAGCCCACCACGAGCAGCGCGTCGGCTTCACTGACGACCTGATTCGCCCCTTCGTGGCCGAACGAGCCGATCACGCCGGCGGCCAGCGGATGCGTCTCCGCGATGGTCGACTTGCCGAGGTAGGAGGTGGCGACGGCGGCGTCGTACGCCTCCGCGACCGCCCGCAGTTCGTCGTACGCGTCCGCCGCGTGGACGCCGTTCCCGGCGACGACGACGGGGCGATCGGCCGCCTCCAGCGCCTCCGCGGCGCGTGCCACGTCCTCCGCGGTCGGCCGGGACTCCCACGTCCGGGTCTGGCGCTCGTCGTCCCACACCGGCGGCAACACGTCGCCGTCGAACTCCTCGGTGACGGCGTCGCCGTCCAGCACGATGGCGGTCGGCCCGGGCCGCCCCGCGACGGCGTGTTTGAACGCCAACTGGAGGCTGCGGACCGTCTCGGTCGGCGACCGCGGGAACCAGTGTTCCTTCGTCACGGCGTCCAGTATCTTCGGCAGTTCGAGGCCGCCGTAGTCGCCCCGGGACTGCTGGTACGGCGCGACCGTGGAGTAGTTCCCCCGCTCCGAGGCCTCGGTGATCGTCACCATCGGCGACGACCCGAGGCGGGCCTCCATCTGGCCGATGGAGCCGAGGCTGCCGATCCACGGCCCCTGCCCGGTGAGCACGCCGGGCGACCCGGTCAACCGGCCGTGCATCTCCGCCATGACGCTGGCTTCGCGCTCGTCTCGGGGTCTGACGACGTCGACCGACGACTCCTGAAGCCCCTCGAACAGTTCGATCGCGCGCCCGCCAGGGTAGCCGAAGACGCGCTCGACGCCGAGGTTCTCCAGCGACTCGACGAGCCTGTCGCTCGTGTCCATGGGGCCGTGTACCCCGGCCCCCCACTTCGGTGTTCCCCCATCGACCGCGGCCCCGGTCGGGGCCGCGGACCGAGACCGCCAAGAACTATAATGGTTCCTCAAGAGCGTCCGGTATGGAGATCGGCACGGGACTGTTCACCTGCCAGCGCCGCCCGGACGACGACCGCCCGACCGGCGACCTGTACGACGAGATGCTCACGCTCGGCGAGGCCATCGACGACGCCGGCCTCGCCAGCGCGTGGGTGTCCGAACATCACTTCATGGAGGACGGCTACCTCTCGGCCCCGATGCCGGCGCTCGGCGCGCTCGCGGCCGCCACCGACGACGTGGAGATAGGCACATGCATCGCGCTCGCGCCGCTGTACGACCCCGTCCGGCTGGCCGAGGACGCGGCCACGGTCGACCTGCTCTCCGGCGGGCGGACGACGCTCGGCCTCGCGATCGGTTCGAACCCCGGCGAGTTCGAGGGCTTTGGCGTCCCGGTCGACGAGCGCGCCGAACGGCTCGCGGACGCCGTCTCCGTCCTCCGGGGGGCGTGGTCCGAGGGGGCCCTCGACTACGACGCCGAGTTCAGCGACGCCGACCCGGACGTGACGGTGACGCCGAAGCCCGAGGGCGACCTCCCGGTCATGCTCGGCGGCGCGGCCAAACCCGCGGTCAGGCGCGCGGCCCGGACGGCCGACGCCTGGTGTGCGCCCTCCGCGCTCTCCGTCGAGGGGGTCCGCAAGCGCAAGGAGGACATCGAGCGCGTCCGCGAGGAGGAGGGCCTCGACGGCGACTTCACCGTGTACGTCCTCCAGCACGGCTTCGTCGGCGACTCGAAGGCGGACGCCTGGGAGCGGATGCGCGACGGCTACCTCTACCTCCAGCGGCGCTACGAGGAGATCTTCTCCGGCGAGTCCGTCGACGAACTGTCCGACGAGCGCGTGGAGGAACTGAAAGAGCAGGCGATCTACGGGACGCCGGACGACGTGATCGACGGGCTGGAACGCTACCGCGACGCGCTCGGCGACGACGTCCACTTCATCCTGCGGACGTACCACCCCGGGATCGGCACCGACGAGATGGTCGAGTGCGTGAACCGCCTCGGCGACGAAGTCGTCCCGCACTTCGAGTGACGCCGCGGCGCCCCGCCGGTTCATCTCCGCCGTCCGCGGTCCGGGACCAAGTTAAAACAAGATTATAATTGGAGTAATTGTACGAACTTTAATCATGATTTCCGGTTGAAACGGTAATCGCAGGTCACGACCCGATACCCGGCCGAAATGGCGTCGAAACCGCCAATTCGGTGTAATCGGTCCGCGGTCGATCGTTCGAAGACCGCTCCGACTCTCACCCGAGGATATCACACAAAATATCGCGCCTCAGTGGTTGGATACCCGGAAACAGATCAACCAGCGCCCGAAATAATACCCTTAGAAACAAATTCGAAATTTCATATCTGCTGAACGAACAGGTCCGCCCGAAGTCGTCGGTGCCGGATGCGGTCCGACGGGGACCGCCGTCCCCGGCCAGTCACCGCGGCACGGTCACCACTCGGCGACGCTCCCGTCGTCGTGGGTCCAGACCGGATTGTGCCAGTCGACGTCCTGCTCGGCGCGCTCGCGGACGTACGCCTCGTCGATGTCGATCCCGAGTCCCGGTTCCTCGGGGAGGTCGATGTAGCCGTCCTCGTAGTCGAACACGTCCGGGTCGGCGAGGTAGTCCAGCACGTCGTTCGTCTCGTTGTAGTGGATGCCGAGGCTCTGCTCCTGGATCAGCGCGTTCGGCGAGCAGGCGTCGACCTGCACGCAGGAGGCCAGCGCGATGGGACCGAGCGGGCAGTGGGGCGCGAGCGCCACGTCGTACGCCTCGGCCATCGCGGCTATCTTCTTGACCTCGGTGATGCCGCCGGCGTGGGACAGATCCGGCTGGATGATGTCGACCGCGCCCGCCTCGAACACCTCCTTGAAGTCCCACCGCGAGTACATCCGCTCGCCCGTCGCGATGGGCACGGTGGTGTGGGCCGCGATGTCCGGGAGCGCCTCGTTGTTCTCGGGCAACACCGGCTCCTCGACGAACATCGGGTCAAACTCCTCGATGGCGGCCGCGATCCGCTTTGCCATCGACTTCGAGACGCGGCCGTGGAAGTCGACGCCGATGTCCACGTCGTCGCCGACCGCCTCCCGGACCTCGCGGACCCTGTTCCGAGCGCCCTCGATGGCCCGGGGGGTGTCGACGTGGCGCAGGTCGGCGGTGGCGTTCATCTTGAGCGCCGTAAAGCCCGCGTCGACGCGCTCGGCGGCGGCCTCGCCGACGTCGGACGGTTCGTCGCCGCCGATCCACGAGTAGATGCGGATGCGGTCGCGGGCCTTGCCGCCGAGCAGTTCGTACACCGGGACGCCGAGGTGTTTGCCCTTGATGTCCCAGAGCGCCTGGTCGATGCCGGCGATGGCCGACATCAGGACGGGGCCGCCCCGATAGAAGCCGCCGCGGTAGAGCCGCTGCCAGTGGTGTTCGATGTCGCGGGGGTCCTCGCCGACCATGTAGCCGTCCATCAGTTCCTCGACGGCCGCTCGCACGGACTTCGAGCGCCCCTCGACGACCGGTTCGCCCCAGCCGACGGTGCCGTCGTCGGTTTCCATCTTCAGGAAGAGCCAGCGCGGCGGGACCTCGAACAGTTCGTAGTCGGTTATTTTCATCCTGTCCTAGGCAGGGTAATCCCGTTATTTATGCCTTGTTTCCTGCGCGCGCGAGGGTCGCGACCGGAATCGTCGGTCAGAAACCGTGGTCGGCCGACCGTGTCGGTGAGACCCCACGGAGGGGCGGGTCACTTCCCCTCCCAGCCCCGATTACGCTACTATGGCTGTAATCGAGACGGGACTATCCGCGCAATATCGGAACTCTGTTCGACATCGTAAAACCGGGCTTCCCCGAAGTCGGCCGTCAGGCGAGCACGAAGTCGAGCTGTATCACGTTCGCCGTGTCCTGGACGGCCTCGCAAAGCTCCTCGCGACGGTCAGGCTCGGTGAACTGGCTGCACGGCCCGGACACGCTTATCGACCCGAGCGGCTCCCCCTCCACCAGCACCGGCGTGGCGATGCAACAGAGCCCCTCGACGCTCTCCTCGTTGTCGAAGGAGACCCCGGAGTCCCGGATTTCGGCCAGTTCCTCGTGGAGCGCCTCCCGGGAGGTGATCGTCTGCGACGTGAACTCGGGGAGGCCGTGCTCGTCCACGATGGCGTCGACCCGCGACTCCGGGAGGTGCGCGAGGATGGCCTTCCCGGTGGCGGTCGCGTGCATCGGGCGCTGCTCGCCGAGGGACATGTACGCCTCGGTCGACCCGCTCGGGTTCGTCGCGTACACGCACGTCCCGCGGCCGCCCTCCTCGATGACGAGGTTCGTCCGCTCGCCGGTGTCGGCGGCCAGCGAGTCCACCTCCGCTTTCCCCTCCCGGTACAGGTCGACGTCATGCTGGACGGACGCGCCGAGGCGGAGGTACTGACAGCTGAGCCGGTATCGCCCGTCCTCCTTCACGAGGTAGCCGGCCTCGCGGAGCGTGTTCAGGTGCGTGTACACGGTGCTTTTCGCGAGGTCGACCTCCGACGCGATGGCGGACACGCCGACCGGCCCCTCCCGTTCGATCGCTTCGACGATATCGTACGAACGTTCGATCGCGCCGATCGTTTTCGGGGAATCACTCATGATCGATCGATACAGGGACTGCGCTGATAGTGTTTTCGCACCGATTGGACGGGCGTCTCACATAGTCGAACGCCCGGTCGACCGGTCGGGACGCCCAACGCAGCGACCCCAGCCGCCACGCGACCGTCGAAACGGCCCGATTCGACCCCGGGTGTGAGCGTGACGGCCCTGACCCGGGGCGTTCAGTAGTCGACCGTCTCCCGGATCGCCTCCTCGATGCGGGGCGGCTGGGGGATGTAGAAGTCCTCCATCGCCAGCAGCGGCACGGGCACGTCGAACCCCGTCACCCGGTTGACCGGCGCTTCGAGGTACATCAGCGCCTCGTCGTTGATGGTGGCGATAAGCTCGCCGGCGAACCCGCCGGTCTTCGGGGCCTCGTGGACGACGACGCACCGGCCCGTCTTCTTGACGGACTCGACGACCGTCTCGCGGTCGAGCGGCGAGATGGAGCGGAGGTCGACCAGTTCCACGTCGACGTCGTCGAGCGCGTCGACGGCCTCCCGGGTCTTGTGCATCATCGCGCCCCAGGCGACCACGGTGACGTCCTCGCCCTCCTCGCGGACGGCCGCTTTCCCGAGCGGTTCGGTGTACGTCCCCTCGGGCACCTCCTCGCGGAACGAACGGTAGACGTGCTTCGGCTCCATGAACAGCACGGGGTCGGGGTCCCGCACCGCGCTGATGAGCATCCCCTTGGCGTCGTGGGGCGTGCTCGGGACCGCGACCTTGAGGCCCGGGATGTGCGCGTACGCCGCCTCCAAGCTCTCGGAGTGGTGTTCGAGCGCGCGGACGCCGGCCCCGTACGGGGTGCGAACGGTCATCGGCGCGGTGAGTTCGCCGCGGGTCCGCCACCGGATCCGGCTGGCGTTGGTGACCAACTGGTCGAACGCCGGCGGGAGGAACCCGGAGAACTGGATCTCGGCGATCGGGCGGTAGCCGTAGGTGGCGAGGCCGACCGCCGCGCCGACGATGCCGATCTCCGAGAGCGGCGTGTCGAGGACGCGATCGCCGCCGTACTCGTCCAGCAGGCCCTCGGTCGCGCGGAACACGCCGCCGGACTGGGCGACGTCCTCCCCGAAGACGAGCGTCCGGTCGTCGTTGCCCATCTCCTCGTGCAATGCGTCGTTTATCGCCTCGACGATGGTGGCCTCCATGGTCACCCCTTGGGCCGCCGTTCGATGTAGTCGTACATGTCGGGGCGACGCTCCAGCAGGTCCTCGAACTCGTCGAACTGGCGGCGCAGCTCCGGGGGCGTCTCCGCGTGGAGGTGTTCGAAGATTTCGGACACCTCGCGCTCCGCGAAGTCGTCGGCGGCGTCGACCGCCTCGTCGAACATCTCGTCGACCTCCTCACGGAGCGCCTCCTCGTCGATATCGTCGTACAGCCCCTCCGCGCGCAGGAACTCGCGGTACCGCTCCAGCGGGTCGCGCTCGGCCCACTCCTCGACCTCCTCGTCGTCGCGGTACCGGTTGGGGTCGTCGCTCGTGGTGTGGGCCGCACGCCGGTACGTGACGGCCTCGACGAGCACCGGGTTGCCGGCGAGCGCCCGATCGCGGGCGGCCGAAACCGCCTCGTACACGGCGAGCACGTCGTTGCCGTCGACGCGGATGCCGTCGATCCCGTAGCCGACCGCCTTCTGGGCGACGGAGTCGGCGGCGGTCTGGCCGTCGAACGACAGCGAGATGGCGTACTGGTTGTTCTGCGTGAAAAACACCGCCGGCGCGTCGATGACGCCCGCGAAGTTGATCCCCTCGTGGAACGCGCCGGTCGACGTCGCGCCGTCGCCGAGGTTGGCGAAGGCGACGGCGTCCGCGCCGTCCAGTTTCATCCCCCACGCGGTGCCCGCGGCGACCGGGATGTGGGACCCGATGGAGATCGCGACGCCGAAGGCGTTCACGCCCTCCATCTTCGAGGCGTCCTCGATCCCGCGCCAGTACAGCAGGAGGTCCCGGAGCGAGAGCCCGTGGATGAGCAGCGTCGCCGCCTCCCGGCCGTACGGGAACACGCGGTCGGCGTCGTCGAGCGCGAAGCCGCTCCCCACGATGCTGGCCTCCTGCCCGCGCCCGGAGGCGTACGTGCCGAGCCGTCCCCGACGCTGGAGTTTGGTCGCGCGCTCGTCGACGACCCGCTGGAGCACCATCCAGCGGTAGAGGTCCCGCAGCGTCTCGTCGTCCACGTCCGGCACCGCGTCCGGATCGTACGTTCCGTCCGGTTCGAGGATCCGGTGGATGCCGAC
The Halostella litorea DNA segment above includes these coding regions:
- a CDS encoding IclR family transcriptional regulator, which translates into the protein MSDSPKTIGAIERSYDIVEAIEREGPVGVSAIASEVDLAKSTVYTHLNTLREAGYLVKEDGRYRLSCQYLRLGASVQHDVDLYREGKAEVDSLAADTGERTNLVIEEGGRGTCVYATNPSGSTEAYMSLGEQRPMHATATGKAILAHLPESRVDAIVDEHGLPEFTSQTITSREALHEELAEIRDSGVSFDNEESVEGLCCIATPVLVEGEPLGSISVSGPCSQFTEPDRREELCEAVQDTANVIQLDFVLA
- a CDS encoding NAD-dependent epimerase/dehydratase family protein codes for the protein MSSSTVLVTGGTGFIGSYVAKEFVDHGHDVVAYDLSTDTEILGKLGVADDVAVRRGDVTDPTDVVRAVRETGTTHVVHLAALLTNAAEDNPRAAMKVNVEGTNNVFEAARTLSDQVERVAWASSAAIYAPPENYDDWVTEDDLVYPDTLYGASKGYNEHQARVYREEFGVSDVALRPTVAYGPYRETGGSAFLANIVEKPALGEPFSVEYGDQAIDWQHVADVAQAFRRAALAPEADLSQRVYNVRGELATIREAAETMRELMPDADLTVSDEGELPWTQRLDMTAAQEDLGYDPEYDLEAGFRQYANVLREEAGLEPLE
- a CDS encoding HD domain-containing protein; this encodes MPDYDAQVRDAFPELADIEDDDLREKVVEAWRLGLERGGWSHVEAIPYAWNIHEVTNVEHVRGVTRIAADAAAQQRDFHGADPDLDVVRAACLLHDVGKCYEYVDHVDGELVDPDPEYATDEIPHSLSGYALAHEVGCPLAVQRAIPHFIGEIPSRTLEAELVKSANSASSNAITQAAMGISLQEWVDEYSQTQ
- a CDS encoding alpha-ketoacid dehydrogenase subunit beta — encoded protein: MEATIVEAINDALHEEMGNDDRTLVFGEDVAQSGGVFRATEGLLDEYGGDRVLDTPLSEIGIVGAAVGLATYGYRPIAEIQFSGFLPPAFDQLVTNASRIRWRTRGELTAPMTVRTPYGAGVRALEHHSESLEAAYAHIPGLKVAVPSTPHDAKGMLISAVRDPDPVLFMEPKHVYRSFREEVPEGTYTEPLGKAAVREEGEDVTVVAWGAMMHKTREAVDALDDVDVELVDLRSISPLDRETVVESVKKTGRCVVVHEAPKTGGFAGELIATINDEALMYLEAPVNRVTGFDVPVPLLAMEDFYIPQPPRIEEAIRETVDY
- a CDS encoding LLM class flavin-dependent oxidoreductase yields the protein MEIGTGLFTCQRRPDDDRPTGDLYDEMLTLGEAIDDAGLASAWVSEHHFMEDGYLSAPMPALGALAAATDDVEIGTCIALAPLYDPVRLAEDAATVDLLSGGRTTLGLAIGSNPGEFEGFGVPVDERAERLADAVSVLRGAWSEGALDYDAEFSDADPDVTVTPKPEGDLPVMLGGAAKPAVRRAARTADAWCAPSALSVEGVRKRKEDIERVREEEGLDGDFTVYVLQHGFVGDSKADAWERMRDGYLYLQRRYEEIFSGESVDELSDERVEELKEQAIYGTPDDVIDGLERYRDALGDDVHFILRTYHPGIGTDEMVECVNRLGDEVVPHFE
- a CDS encoding class I SAM-dependent methyltransferase: MSDDDGPFGGTEEYYAKHRPGYGDAALSYLRERFDLDGDTRVLDLGCGAGQIAVPLAAHVGEAVGMDPNEAMLRQAERRAEAAGRENLTWVIGSDADLSGELGGFGLATMGRSFHWMDERETLERLRGLLEPGGGVAILDDEEWFTRGTEGWQDAVYDLAAEYLDELPERTGPVDHSAEDPWDELVESVGFDDVEAATFAVEREWTVDAVVGYAFSLSYCSPDRFGEEKAAFESALRERLAQRPEETFPQRTEVTVISGRR
- a CDS encoding thiamine pyrophosphate-dependent dehydrogenase E1 component subunit alpha; its protein translation is MSEDLRPLTAGSVDADVETLSEADVDVGIHRILEPDGTYDPDAVPDVDDETLRDLYRWMVLQRVVDERATKLQRRGRLGTYASGRGQEASIVGSGFALDDADRVFPYGREAATLLIHGLSLRDLLLYWRGIEDASKMEGVNAFGVAISIGSHIPVAAGTAWGMKLDGADAVAFANLGDGATSTGAFHEGINFAGVIDAPAVFFTQNNQYAISLSFDGQTAADSVAQKAVGYGIDGIRVDGNDVLAVYEAVSAARDRALAGNPVLVEAVTYRRAAHTTSDDPNRYRDDEEVEEWAERDPLERYREFLRAEGLYDDIDEEALREEVDEMFDEAVDAADDFAEREVSEIFEHLHAETPPELRRQFDEFEDLLERRPDMYDYIERRPKG
- a CDS encoding thiamine pyrophosphate-binding protein, producing the protein MDTSDRLVESLENLGVERVFGYPGGRAIELFEGLQESSVDVVRPRDEREASVMAEMHGRLTGSPGVLTGQGPWIGSLGSIGQMEARLGSSPMVTITEASERGNYSTVAPYQQSRGDYGGLELPKILDAVTKEHWFPRSPTETVRSLQLAFKHAVAGRPGPTAIVLDGDAVTEEFDGDVLPPVWDDERQTRTWESRPTAEDVARAAEALEAADRPVVVAGNGVHAADAYDELRAVAEAYDAAVATSYLGKSTIAETHPLAAGVIGSFGHEGANQVVSEADALLVVGCRLNPMDTNWQAPEFIRPDEQTIVHADIDSRNAGWVYPADVGLIGDAAESLGALAEAGGASNDWAEERAERARESFHVPECDSDASPILPQRAVKEIERVVDEDTVVTADSGNNRFWLLNYLQAPATGTYYGSGGVGAMGWAAPAAVSAALETDGDVIAVAGDGGFAMTMTSVETAVQQGVAPTFVVLNDTSLGMVRQMDGDVAGVEFHDTDFVAAARAFGADGLRATTPADLRDALDEATASDNPTVVDVRIDREQDMAETLQSSFYASVGGLHE
- the dgoD gene encoding galactonate dehydratase, whose amino-acid sequence is MKITDYELFEVPPRWLFLKMETDDGTVGWGEPVVEGRSKSVRAAVEELMDGYMVGEDPRDIEHHWQRLYRGGFYRGGPVLMSAIAGIDQALWDIKGKHLGVPVYELLGGKARDRIRIYSWIGGDEPSDVGEAAAERVDAGFTALKMNATADLRHVDTPRAIEGARNRVREVREAVGDDVDIGVDFHGRVSKSMAKRIAAAIEEFDPMFVEEPVLPENNEALPDIAAHTTVPIATGERMYSRWDFKEVFEAGAVDIIQPDLSHAGGITEVKKIAAMAEAYDVALAPHCPLGPIALASCVQVDACSPNALIQEQSLGIHYNETNDVLDYLADPDVFDYEDGYIDLPEEPGLGIDIDEAYVRERAEQDVDWHNPVWTHDDGSVAEW